The Sebastes fasciatus isolate fSebFas1 chromosome 4, fSebFas1.pri, whole genome shotgun sequence genome window below encodes:
- the tshz3a gene encoding teashirt homolog 3 has product MPRRKQEAPKRAAAYSPEELTEHTVVEDEEAEADDLPSAPQDDLPMKDEFVEKSAGPAKEQACDQESAGAAELSGQEMDSESHVSETSDRLSDFESPSTKAELVTTPLNGGTKTPPIGMDTLEQMKVIYSSFLTGPLWSPLNFNSTPPQVQTTPASTEKPARSNSTSSSSSCSSGSYDWHQSAVAKTLQQHPPQSRHPAHCEPSLFSTVQLHRQNPKLFGSIFTGASKFRCKGCSAAYDTLVELTVHMNDTGHYRDDNHDRAGGGSKRWSKPRKRSLMEMEGKEDAQKVLKCMYCGHSFESLQDLSVHMIKTKHYQKVPLKEPMAPVAAKIMSKKRGLVGLDLTAALPRSREGTPKSKHPQADLSEPSQKASSSPYTTPNNRYGHQNGASYTWQFESNKFQILKCMECGSSHNTLQELRAHMMVTGHFLRVTSSVGKRIKTLPEATSPNPGRVATPTEQRVQSVPLAPSTFSPPPLQTTTTPPAASPPLREIKKEEVEEECTQQEAVGNEKQVARALVGKEEDGEKEEKYDISKYSYLTEEDLKESPKGGFDILKSLENTVTSAINKAQSGNPSWGGYPSIHAAYQFPSALKLQQASMEKNSPLKFLFNGGDGVLSALAKNQPLISPPLGQSSPFPSNNFQAMEDLVKKVTEKVAKVEQRVKQLSPKMENHLSPCGSEAGESHKGGEADSPREWRAATPANSDRGSHSDRASPATEPKRETAVESPLASTLRCSTAIITGHTPPEQPFVNPLSALQSVMNIHLGKAAKPSLPNQDPLSLLSRLSQSMAERAAVAAPPSQTKKPESVVDNSFCQPSDDQPMDLTKGKSDRGGSVGSAPLTPSSTASSISPASLVTPAKLTVVSPYTSSSPLHENALSDISDMLRNLTQSHHVPKPASRSRVTDKAEIVGATHDDDDASLHGHKRKGRHSNWNPQHLLLLQAHFASSLRQTSEGKYIINDLSPQERMHVSRFTGLSMTTISHWLANVKYQLRRTGRTKFLKNLDSGQPVFFCSDCASQIRTPAAYVCHLEAHLGFRIRDLAKLSPKQTVRDSHTLTEKLVPLESFLSPQSHDDSSSNGTVFRCQLCVRKFATKHAIKLHLSKSHGKSPEDHLLYVSEVEKH; this is encoded by the coding sequence CCTATTCTCCCGAGGAGCTGACAGAGCACACTGTggtggaggatgaggaggcGGAAGCAGACGACCTGCCCTCAGCCCCTCAGGATGACCTTCCCATGAAAGATGAGTTTGTGGAGAAAAGCGCCGGGCCTGCCAAGGAGCAGGCATGTGACCAGGAATCAGCCGGGGCCGCGGAGCTCTCGGGACAAGAGATGGACAGTGAGTCACATGTGAGTGAGACCAGTGACCGGCTCTCAGACTTTGAGAGCCCCTCAACAAAAGCCGAGTTGGTCACAACGCCTCTGAATGGCGGCACTAAAACACCTCCCATAGGCATGGACACCTTAGAACAAATGAAGGTTATCTACTCCAGCTTCCTGACCGGCCCCTTGTGGTCACCGCTGAACTTTAATTCCACACCGCCACAGGTGCAGACGACGCCGGCTTCCACGGAGAAGCCGGCTCGCAGCAACAGCaccagtagcagtagtagctgCAGCAGCGGTAGCTATGACTGGCACCAGTCGGCAGTGGCAAAGACTCTACAGCAGCATCCTCCACAGAGCCGTCACCCGGCTCACTGTGAGCCCAGCCTCTTTAGTACGGTCCAGCTCCACAGGCAAAACCCAAAGCTGTTTGGCTCAATCTTCACCGGGGCCAGTAAATTCCGCTGTAAGGGCTGTAGCGCTGCTTATGACACCCTGGTGGAGCTGACCGTTCACATGAATGATACAGGCCACTACCGCGATGACAACCACGACAGGGCAGGCGGTGGCTCCAAGCGCTGGTCTAAACCACGTAAGCGATCcctgatggagatggaggggaAGGAGGACGCCCAGAAAGTTTTGAAGTGCATGTATTGTGGCCACTCCTTTGAGTCGCTCCAGGACCTCAGTGTCCACATGATCAAGACCAAACACTACCAGAAAGTGCCTCTGAAGGAGCCCATGGCCCCCGTGGCAGCCAAAATCATGTCTAAGAAAAGGGGACTCGTGGGGTTGGACCTCACCGCTGCCTTGCCACGTTCTAGAGAAGGAACCCCCAAATCTAAGCACCCGCAGGCAGACCTGAGTGAACCCTCACAGAAAGCCTCCTCCAGCCCCTACACCACCCCGAACAACCGTTACGGCCACCAGAACGGCGCCAGCTACACTTGGCAGTTTGAATCCAACAAGTTCCAGATCCTCAAGTGTATGGAGTGTGGGAGTTCCCATAACACACTGCAAGAGCTGAGAGCCCACATGATGGTGACAGGACACTTCCTGCGGGTGACCAGCTCGGTGGGAAAGAGAATCAAAACACTTCCTGAGGCCACCTCCCCCAACCCCGGGAGGGTTGCCACACCTACCGAACAGAGGGTCCAGTCTGTCCCGCTCGCGCCCTCCACcttctctcctccacctcttcaaACTACGACGACTCCCCCCGCCGCCTCCCCTCCTCTTAGAGAGATCAAaaaggaggaggtagaggaggagtgCACTCAGCAAGAGGCCGTTGGAAACGAGAAGCAAGTCGCGAGGGCGTTAGtggggaaggaggaggatggggagaaggaggaaaaaTATGACATCTCAAAGTATAGCTATCTTACTGAAGAGGACCTGAAGGAGAGCCCTAAAGGGGGCTTTGATATCCTCAAATCACTGGAAAACACTGTGACGTCAGCCATCAACAAGGCCCAGAGTGGGAATCCAAGCTGGGGGGGCTATCCGAGCATCCATGCAGCCTACCAGTTCCCCAGTGCCCTCAAGCTCCAACAGGCTAGCATGGAAAAGAATTCCCCACTGAAGTTCTTGTTCAACGGAGGGGACGGAGTGCTGTCCGCCCTCGCCAAGAACCAGCCCCTCATTTCCCCACCTCTTGGTCAGTCCTCCCCCTTCCCCAGCAACAACTTCCAGGCGATGGAGGACTTGGTGAAAAAAGTGACCGAGAAAGTAGCGAAAGTAGAGCAAAGGGTGAAGCAGCTGTCCCCTAAGATGGAGAACCACCTCTCTCCCTGTGGTAGCGAGGCCGGAGAATCGCATAAGGGAGGAGAGGCCGACTCACCTCGGGAATGGAGGGCAGCTACCCCAGCCAATAGCGACAGGGGAAGCCATAGCGACAGAGCATCCCCAGCAACAGAACccaagagagagacagcagtcGAGTCCCCGCTCGCCTCGACGCTGAGATGCAGTACAGCCATTATCACCGGCCATACTCCTCCAGAGCAGCCCTTTGTCAACCCTCTAAGTGCTCTTCAGTCAGTAATGAACATTCATTTGGGGAAAGCAGCCAAGCCCTCCTTGCCAAACCAAGATCCCCTGAGCCTGCTCTCCAGGCTCAGCCAGAGCATGGCTGAGAGGGCCGCCGTGGCCGCTCCTCCCTCACAGACCAAAAAGCCGGAAAGTGTAGTTGATAATAGCTTTTGCCAGCCCAGTGACGACCAGCCTATGGACCTGACGAAGGGGAAAAGTGATAGAGGAGGCTCTGTAGGCTCTGCCCCCCTAACCCCTTCATCCACAgcctcctccatctcccccgCCTCCCTTGTTACTCCCGCAAAGCTCACAGTCGTCTCTCCCTACACGTCCAGCAGCCCTCTGCATGAAAACGCGTTGTCGGATATCTCAGACATGCTGAGGAACCTGACACAGTCCCACCACGTCCCAAAGCCTGCCTCGCGGTCCCGGGTCACAGACAAAGCCGAGATCGTGGGCGCTACTCACGACGACGACGACGCATCCCTGCACGGCCACAAGCGCAAAGGCCGTCACTCTAACTGGAACCCccagcacctcctcctcctgcaggccCACTTCGCCTCGAGCCTGAGGCAGACATCGGAGGGGAAGTACATCATCAACGACCTCAGCCCGCAGGAGAGAATGCACGTGTCTCGTTTCACGGGCCTCTCCATGACCACCATCAGCCACTGGCTGGCTAACGTCAAGTACCAGCTAAGGAGGACTGGCAGAACCAAGTTCCTCAAGAACCTGGACTCCGGTCAACCTGTATTCTTCTGTAGTGACTGTGCCTCGCAGATCCGCACCCCAGCGGCGTATGTATGCCACCTGGAAGCCCACCTAGGGTTCAGAATCAGGGACCTGGCCAAGCTGTCCCCCAAACAGACTGTCAGGGACTCCCACACTCTCACTGAGAAACTAGTTCCCCTGGAGTCCTTCCTTTCCCCACAATCACATGACGACAGTAGTAGTAATGGGACAGTGTTCCGCTGCCAGCTCTGCGTCCGTAAATTTGCCACTAAGCACGCCATCAAGCTTCACCTCAGCAAGAGCCATGGGAAGTCTCCGGAGGACCATCTGCTATACGTGAGCGAAGTAGAGAAACACTAA